A genomic region of Aspergillus oryzae RIB40 DNA, chromosome 1 contains the following coding sequences:
- a CDS encoding rRNA-processing protein RRP17 (predicted protein) encodes MGPQAKRRKTSKVEEITFDHSARHEFLTGFRKRKQQRIKHAQEIAEQKAREMKREERKRIREEREAEFKNALVEHQKQLKRLRQEEDGASSGSDSGSDDEDNEEWEGFEEPPAVDYEAEYIDEDKYTTVTVEEMDASKEGLLRSQEHSSDEEQEDEKKKATSEADSKPKPVEKTKKASDKPKKKKKKFRYESKAERQLTRKKERLSNSRKAKARKER; translated from the exons ATGGGACCACAAGCAAAACGGCGAAAGACGAGCAAAGTCGAAGAAATCACCTTCGATCATTCTGCCCGTCATGAATTCCTTACAGGTTTTCGCAAGCGAAAGCAACAACGAATTAAACATGCGCAGGAAATTGCAGAGCAGAAAGCTCGAGagatgaaaagagaagaacgGAAACGA ATTCGGGAAGAACGAGAAGCAGAATTCAAAAATGCTCTCGTGGAGCATCAAAAACAATTGAAGAGGCTtaggcaagaagaggatgggGCAAGCTCAGGCTCAGATTCGGGaagtgacgatgaagataatGAGGAGTGGGAGGGGTTCGAAGAGCCACCTGCAGTGGACTACGAAGCGGAATACATTGACGAAGACAAGTATACTACGGTAACAGTAGAAGAGATGGATGCTTCCAAGGAAGGCTTGCTACGATCACAGGAGCATAGTTCGGACGAAGAGcaggaagatgaaaagaagaaagcgacATCCGAGGCGGATTCTAAGCCCAAGCCGGtagaaaagaccaagaaggCGTCGGacaaacccaaaaagaagaagaagaagttccgGTACGAGAGCAAGGCGGAACGCCAGCTCACTCGCAAGAAAGAGCGCCTTTCAAACAGcaggaaagcaaaggcacGGAAAGAACGGTAG